Proteins encoded together in one Orrella marina window:
- a CDS encoding YihY/virulence factor BrkB family protein — MQKNLTHIYRHWLGVFRTTLKIWLEGRVFVHAAALAFFTVFSIAPVLIVAVMLVGLVFDENVALVQLTDQLRATIGDQASLAVQTAIENSRIEKAGMLPAIAGFGAMLFGATTVFAQMQGALNSIWGVAPKPTQSGILVYVMRRLLSLTVVLGIGFVMLVSMTLSVAVRATIEFTQNWLAVHSFLVLAIDWVISLLVITLLFASIFRILPDVLLEWRDVLVGAFVTALLFVTGRALIAIYLSTAAPASTYGAAGSLVLLLMWVNYSSLILLFGAAFTRAQLEARGGTIRPRSNAVCVSYQVVAD, encoded by the coding sequence ATGCAGAAAAACTTAACCCATATCTATCGCCACTGGCTCGGTGTGTTTCGCACTACGCTCAAGATCTGGCTTGAAGGGCGTGTGTTCGTGCACGCGGCAGCACTCGCCTTTTTTACAGTCTTTTCAATCGCACCTGTGCTGATAGTTGCTGTCATGCTGGTCGGCCTGGTGTTTGACGAGAACGTTGCGCTAGTTCAGTTGACTGATCAGTTGCGAGCAACCATCGGAGATCAGGCTTCTCTGGCTGTCCAGACGGCGATAGAGAACAGCAGGATCGAGAAGGCCGGTATGTTGCCGGCCATCGCTGGATTTGGGGCGATGCTATTCGGCGCGACAACCGTGTTTGCCCAGATGCAGGGTGCACTTAATTCAATCTGGGGTGTGGCACCCAAGCCAACACAAAGTGGCATTCTTGTTTACGTCATGCGACGGTTGTTATCGCTGACGGTGGTACTCGGTATCGGATTTGTGATGCTTGTCTCGATGACCTTGAGTGTGGCAGTCAGGGCGACAATTGAGTTCACGCAGAACTGGTTGGCGGTTCACTCTTTTTTAGTACTTGCGATCGACTGGGTCATTTCGTTGCTGGTGATCACCCTTTTGTTTGCGTCAATTTTCCGGATCCTGCCGGACGTGCTGCTCGAGTGGCGAGACGTTCTTGTGGGCGCATTCGTCACTGCGCTGCTATTTGTCACCGGGCGCGCACTCATTGCAATCTACCTGTCGACGGCTGCCCCTGCGTCCACTTATGGTGCGGCAGGGTCTCTGGTTTTGCTTCTGATGTGGGTCAACTACTCGTCTCTCATTCTGCTTTTTGGCGCAGCTTTCACTCGAGCCCAGTTAGAGGCTAGAGGAGGCACGATTCGGCCACGCTCGAACGCCGTATGCGTTAGTTATCAGGTTGTCGCTGACTGA
- a CDS encoding TAXI family TRAP transporter solute-binding subunit, with amino-acid sequence MTWSSYDVGSAGYAEASAMADAFGKKYGTKVRIQPSGSSIGRLQPVVQKRADVGFLATEAFFATEGTEDFAAKRWGPQDLRVLAGRPSSFGMPTAKDANIKTFEDLRGKRLALVAGNPSLNVKCEGYISFGGLTFDDVEIVMFPTYAAGMSSIAAGQSDATCTTTTPSQMYELAESPRGIHWLGVPTDDKKGWDRMQAVAPYLGPIVETVGAGLSKDNPVEIVSYRYPVLIARADMTDEQAYNFVKAMDETFDMYKDATAVMPRWNLEQSGKPPADAPYHPGAIKYLKEKGIWDDQAEKWNDARLKRLKALQAAWETTMNEGKDLPDEKFAELWQKNRSAALASLN; translated from the coding sequence ATGACCTGGTCGTCCTACGATGTAGGGTCTGCCGGATACGCAGAAGCATCGGCGATGGCCGATGCATTCGGTAAAAAGTATGGAACCAAAGTCCGGATTCAACCATCAGGTTCGTCGATCGGACGTCTTCAGCCAGTTGTACAGAAGCGGGCCGATGTTGGTTTTCTGGCAACGGAAGCTTTCTTTGCAACGGAAGGGACCGAGGACTTTGCCGCCAAACGCTGGGGGCCTCAGGACTTGAGAGTGCTCGCCGGACGTCCATCTTCGTTTGGCATGCCCACTGCAAAGGATGCCAACATCAAGACGTTTGAAGACCTTCGGGGCAAGCGTCTGGCTCTGGTTGCAGGCAACCCATCTCTCAACGTCAAGTGTGAGGGTTACATCAGCTTTGGTGGTCTGACCTTTGACGACGTTGAGATAGTGATGTTTCCGACTTATGCTGCTGGCATGAGTTCGATCGCTGCGGGTCAGTCCGATGCGACATGCACGACGACTACGCCAAGCCAGATGTATGAACTGGCCGAGTCGCCCCGTGGCATTCACTGGCTCGGTGTGCCGACAGATGACAAGAAAGGTTGGGACAGGATGCAGGCGGTTGCTCCTTATCTTGGCCCCATTGTCGAAACAGTTGGTGCTGGCCTGTCCAAGGATAATCCGGTGGAGATTGTGTCCTATCGCTACCCGGTTCTTATCGCACGGGCCGACATGACCGATGAGCAAGCGTACAACTTTGTTAAAGCGATGGACGAGACTTTCGATATGTACAAGGATGCGACGGCCGTCATGCCACGCTGGAACCTTGAACAATCAGGTAAGCCGCCAGCCGATGCTCCTTATCACCCAGGTGCGATCAAGTACCTGAAAGAGAAGGGGATCTGGGACGACCAGGCAGAAAAGTGGAATGACGCCCGTCTCAAGCGCCTGAAGGCCCTGCAGGCAGCTTGGGAGACCACCATGAACGAAGGCAAGGATCTGCCTGACGAGAAGTTTGCTGAACTGTGGCAGAAAAATCGTAGTGCAGCCTTGGCCAGCTTGAACTGA